The Methanocella arvoryzae MRE50 genome includes a region encoding these proteins:
- a CDS encoding phenylacetate--CoA ligase family protein: MEYWQPKIETMPRKDLQELQLKRLKKTARAVFNNVPMYQQRFADAGVKPSDIKTIDDLRKLPFTKKTDLRENYPFGLFAVPMSKINRIHASSGTSGKSTVVGYTKKDLEVWADLMARCFFMAGVRPGDTFQNAANYGLFTGGLGIHAGAERLGCSVVPSGTGSTQKQIEMIQDFGVKAMHCTPSYALYIAETCKKMGIEPGTLPLKIGLFGAEPWSANTRRELEKAFGIKAYDSYGLSEMMGPGVAFECVEQDGLHIWEDAFIVEVLDKNGEQCAPGEKGELVLTTLCKEALPLIRYRTGDITSLMEDECPCGRTAVKISKFYGRVDDMLIIRGLNVFPSQIEHVLMDMPEVGEYFQVVLERVNHMDEMTVKVEMSDKAFSGELGDLQKVTGSVAKKLKETLNLRTKVVLVERGSLPRVEGKSKKVLDLRTSI; encoded by the coding sequence ATGGAATACTGGCAGCCGAAAATTGAAACAATGCCACGCAAGGATTTACAGGAGCTACAGCTGAAGCGGCTTAAGAAGACCGCCCGTGCCGTTTTTAACAATGTGCCGATGTATCAGCAGCGCTTTGCCGACGCAGGAGTCAAGCCGTCGGACATCAAAACTATCGACGATCTTAGAAAATTACCGTTCACTAAAAAAACCGACCTGCGGGAGAATTATCCCTTCGGCCTGTTTGCAGTGCCGATGAGCAAGATCAACCGTATTCATGCCTCTTCAGGCACCAGCGGAAAATCCACCGTTGTCGGTTATACAAAGAAGGACCTGGAAGTCTGGGCAGACCTGATGGCCCGGTGCTTCTTCATGGCGGGTGTCAGGCCCGGCGATACTTTCCAGAATGCCGCCAACTATGGCCTTTTTACCGGCGGACTGGGCATTCATGCGGGCGCAGAGCGGCTGGGCTGCTCCGTCGTGCCAAGCGGTACGGGCAGCACCCAGAAGCAGATCGAGATGATACAGGACTTCGGGGTAAAAGCCATGCACTGTACCCCCTCCTATGCTTTGTACATCGCCGAGACCTGCAAGAAGATGGGAATAGAACCGGGCACTCTGCCCCTAAAGATCGGGCTGTTCGGCGCGGAGCCGTGGTCGGCTAACACCCGCCGTGAGCTGGAAAAAGCCTTCGGGATCAAGGCTTACGACTCTTATGGCTTATCAGAGATGATGGGCCCGGGCGTAGCCTTCGAATGCGTGGAGCAGGATGGCCTGCACATCTGGGAAGACGCCTTCATCGTGGAAGTCCTGGACAAAAACGGAGAGCAGTGCGCTCCCGGTGAGAAAGGCGAGCTAGTGTTGACGACTCTGTGTAAAGAGGCGCTGCCCCTTATCAGGTACAGGACCGGCGACATCACATCTCTTATGGAAGACGAGTGCCCGTGCGGCAGGACTGCCGTCAAGATCTCCAAATTCTACGGGAGAGTGGACGACATGCTGATCATCCGGGGCCTGAACGTGTTCCCCAGCCAGATCGAGCACGTGCTCATGGACATGCCAGAAGTAGGCGAATACTTCCAGGTAGTCCTGGAGCGGGTCAACCACATGGACGAGATGACGGTGAAGGTAGAGATGAGCGACAAAGCCTTCTCCGGCGAGCTTGGCGACCTTCAGAAGGTGACCGGCTCGGTGGCGAAGAAGCTGAAAGAGACGCTCAACCTCAGGACTAAAGTCGTGCTGGTCGAGCGGGGCAGCCTGCCGAGAGTTGAAGGGAAGAGCAAGAAGGTCCTGGATCTGCGGACAAGCATATGA
- a CDS encoding YkgJ family cysteine cluster protein: MVSSHTIEFFCKQCGDCCRKHALYPVTSSDLVMLAHGLGIGIDEAMREYCVITTHDSRRGMFLRGLAGECPFLKDDRCIVHTFKPAVCSIFPDPDGFITTDRLKACLKDTAVKGTGLSKCGVWDLPDHGILAPNLEETIRFRIREDTDRQYFMSHEDIDSDKVEFLARLADYRQGDLPLYISIGKKYGTLRQFHTGGEADLATLAGAERDILYRYLVTYIEACMMDEKVLKTSGVRATFVAGEPGIMVLCQEFPDTADDAQFLWAKYGETGIFALAVESEQTAYLAAFTIETPCLGDIVRDHRLPIMLSDGQRKLVVRCTEGIL, from the coding sequence ATGGTTTCGTCTCACACCATCGAGTTTTTCTGCAAGCAATGCGGCGACTGCTGCCGTAAACACGCGCTATATCCGGTCACCTCGAGCGATCTGGTAATGCTCGCCCATGGCCTGGGGATTGGTATTGACGAAGCTATGCGGGAATACTGCGTTATTACAACCCACGATAGCCGTAGAGGCATGTTTTTGAGAGGGCTGGCAGGGGAGTGCCCCTTCCTGAAGGATGACCGTTGTATCGTCCATACGTTCAAGCCCGCTGTATGCAGCATCTTTCCCGACCCTGACGGGTTTATCACGACCGACCGGCTGAAAGCGTGCCTGAAGGACACGGCAGTCAAAGGAACGGGGCTCTCAAAGTGCGGCGTCTGGGATTTGCCGGATCATGGAATACTGGCGCCGAACCTGGAAGAGACCATCAGGTTCCGCATCAGGGAGGACACTGACAGGCAGTACTTCATGTCCCACGAGGATATCGATTCAGACAAGGTAGAATTCCTGGCCCGCCTCGCAGATTATCGGCAAGGCGATCTTCCGCTCTACATCTCCATCGGAAAGAAGTACGGAACCTTACGCCAGTTCCACACGGGCGGAGAGGCAGACCTGGCGACGCTGGCTGGCGCCGAGCGGGACATCCTGTACCGGTACCTGGTAACCTATATCGAGGCCTGTATGATGGACGAAAAGGTCCTCAAGACCAGCGGCGTCAGGGCTACGTTCGTGGCCGGTGAGCCGGGCATAATGGTACTCTGCCAGGAATTTCCAGATACTGCCGACGATGCCCAGTTCTTGTGGGCAAAGTACGGAGAGACAGGCATTTTTGCGCTAGCCGTCGAGTCGGAACAGACCGCTTACCTTGCCGCTTTCACGATCGAGACCCCATGCCTTGGCGACATCGTCAGAGATCACCGGTTGCCGATCATGTTAAGCGATGGTCAGAGAAAGCTGGTTGTCAGGTGTACTGAAGGCATCTTATAG
- the ftsZ gene encoding cell division protein FtsZ, with protein MQSIVQEALKYTEMEREYRNEKGENSVGADFEDFGLPQIKIVGCGGAGNNTINRLYNIGVDGAETIAVNTDKQHLDVIRADKKILVGKSLTRGLGAGGFPEIGKRAAELARSTLQEVLKDTDLVFITAGMGGGTGTGTAPIVAQVAKEQGAIVVGMVSTPFKVERARMVKAEEGIADLRAAADTVIVLDNNRLLEMVPNLPLEQAFSVMDQLIAQTVKGISETITRPSLINLDFADVKAIMNAGGIAVMLVGETKSQDKSENVVREALNHPLLDVDYRGATGALVHITGGPDLTLREAENIAESLTYEMDSHANVIWGARIQKDYEGKVRVLAIMTGIQSPQVMGKSGQRASATMSDESTSRYRRAPGTTGGRKTGKPLDTIIDIVE; from the coding sequence ATGCAATCTATTGTGCAGGAAGCACTTAAATACACTGAAATGGAACGCGAGTACAGGAACGAAAAGGGAGAGAACAGCGTAGGTGCAGACTTTGAAGACTTCGGTCTCCCACAGATCAAGATCGTCGGCTGCGGTGGTGCCGGTAACAACACCATCAACAGGCTGTACAACATCGGCGTGGACGGCGCAGAAACTATCGCAGTCAACACCGACAAGCAGCACCTCGACGTCATCAGGGCAGACAAGAAGATCCTGGTAGGCAAGTCTCTCACCAGGGGTCTCGGCGCAGGCGGTTTCCCCGAAATCGGCAAGAGGGCTGCAGAACTCGCGAGAAGCACACTACAGGAAGTCCTTAAGGACACCGACTTAGTATTCATCACGGCAGGCATGGGAGGCGGAACGGGTACCGGCACGGCGCCCATCGTCGCACAGGTCGCCAAAGAACAGGGCGCCATCGTCGTAGGCATGGTTTCTACACCGTTCAAGGTAGAGCGCGCCAGAATGGTCAAGGCAGAAGAAGGTATCGCCGACCTTAGAGCAGCAGCAGACACCGTCATCGTGCTCGACAACAACAGGCTGCTCGAAATGGTGCCGAACCTCCCGCTGGAGCAGGCATTCTCCGTAATGGACCAGCTAATCGCTCAGACTGTCAAAGGTATCTCAGAGACCATCACCAGGCCTTCGCTCATCAACCTCGACTTCGCCGACGTCAAGGCGATTATGAACGCCGGCGGCATCGCAGTCATGCTCGTGGGCGAGACCAAGAGCCAGGACAAGTCCGAGAACGTAGTAAGAGAAGCACTCAACCACCCGCTGCTGGACGTAGACTACCGCGGCGCAACCGGCGCACTGGTGCACATCACCGGCGGCCCGGACCTCACCCTGCGTGAGGCGGAGAACATCGCAGAGTCGCTCACTTACGAGATGGATTCCCACGCCAACGTCATATGGGGCGCCAGAATCCAGAAGGACTACGAAGGCAAGGTCAGAGTGCTCGCCATCATGACTGGCATCCAGTCGCCGCAGGTCATGGGCAAGAGCGGCCAGAGAGCCTCGGCAACCATGTCTGACGAAAGCACCAGCCGCTACCGAAGGGCTCCCGGCACCACCGGCGGCCGCAAGACTGGCAAGCCTCTCGACACTATCATTGACATAGTCGAATAG
- a CDS encoding phenylacetate--CoA ligase family protein — protein sequence MLDFWNSRIERAPLEELQEIQLRKLKSLVDNVYRNSAFYRQRFDEAGVKPEMIKSLDDIVKLPFTYKKDLRDNYPTKMFSAPLSQVVRYHASSGTTGKPTVVGYTRGDIECWSTSLARAFTSCGLGHGDVMIVSYGYGLFTGGLGAHYGAEEVGASVIPMGVGNTQRQIELMQDLHATAIACTPSYLLHMNETAKAMGISIKKDTDLRMAFLGAEPWSLETRARIEKSMGIKAYDIYGTSELSGPLFTECKCQDGIHVWADHFLLEVIDKNGDPVPEGKKGELVVTTLSKEALPLIRYRVGDTTILNNQECECGRTHPRIMRIMGRTDDMLIIRGINVFPSQIESVLMTIPEVGEHFQIIADRKGELDELTVRVEVTKTAFSDKLADLMKLEQKVGYELQKVLNLSTKIELVETGTLPRSQGKSQKVIDRRKI from the coding sequence ATGCTGGATTTCTGGAACTCCCGCATAGAGAGGGCTCCACTTGAAGAGCTGCAGGAAATACAGCTCAGGAAATTAAAATCACTGGTAGATAACGTGTACAGGAACTCTGCGTTCTACCGGCAGAGGTTCGACGAGGCGGGTGTTAAGCCGGAAATGATCAAAAGCCTCGACGACATCGTAAAGCTACCGTTCACCTATAAAAAAGACCTGCGTGACAACTACCCGACCAAAATGTTCTCGGCCCCGCTGAGCCAGGTCGTCAGGTACCACGCCTCGTCCGGCACCACCGGCAAGCCCACTGTAGTCGGCTACACCCGGGGCGACATCGAGTGCTGGAGCACTTCCCTCGCCAGGGCCTTTACGTCCTGCGGCCTGGGCCACGGCGACGTCATGATCGTGAGCTACGGCTACGGCCTGTTTACAGGCGGCCTGGGCGCTCACTACGGCGCAGAGGAAGTCGGCGCCAGTGTCATCCCCATGGGTGTGGGCAACACTCAGCGCCAGATCGAGCTGATGCAGGACCTGCATGCCACTGCGATCGCCTGTACTCCCTCCTATCTGCTCCACATGAACGAGACTGCGAAAGCGATGGGCATCAGCATCAAGAAAGATACCGATCTCAGGATGGCCTTCCTGGGCGCCGAGCCATGGTCTCTGGAGACCCGGGCCAGGATCGAGAAGAGCATGGGCATCAAGGCTTACGACATCTACGGCACGTCCGAGCTTTCCGGCCCGCTGTTCACCGAGTGCAAATGCCAGGACGGCATCCACGTCTGGGCCGACCACTTCCTGCTGGAAGTGATCGACAAGAACGGCGACCCTGTGCCCGAGGGCAAGAAAGGCGAACTCGTCGTGACCACCCTCTCCAAGGAAGCGCTGCCTCTCATACGCTACCGCGTGGGAGATACGACCATCCTCAACAACCAGGAATGCGAATGTGGCCGCACCCACCCGAGGATCATGCGCATCATGGGCCGTACGGACGACATGCTGATCATCCGGGGCATCAACGTCTTCCCCAGCCAGATCGAGTCCGTGCTCATGACCATACCCGAGGTAGGCGAGCACTTCCAGATCATCGCGGACAGAAAAGGCGAGCTGGACGAGCTCACCGTCAGGGTGGAAGTCACGAAAACGGCGTTCAGCGACAAGCTGGCAGATCTCATGAAGCTGGAGCAGAAGGTCGGTTACGAGCTGCAGAAAGTGCTCAACCTCTCCACAAAGATCGAGCTTGTAGAGACGGGCACGTTGCCGAGATCCCAGGGCAAATCACAGAAGGTCATCGACAGAAGAAAGATATAA
- a CDS encoding AIM24 family protein, with amino-acid sequence MSRYSLDQFLQETAQKDKGEGLFELENSRTLEVNLNGLVWMKMGSMIAYKGNVKFEREGMMEHGFDKFLKKALTGEGTTLMKASGAGKVYVADQGKRIAILHLENQAIYVNGNDVLAFEPTIKWDITMMRRIATMAAGGLFNMRLEGTGMIAITTEGEPLTLRVTPDQPVVTDPNATVAWSQNLNPELTANINFRSLIGRGSGETFQLVFRGDGFVVVQPYEEVYYSTSSSS; translated from the coding sequence ATGTCAAGGTATTCTTTAGATCAGTTCCTTCAGGAGACCGCCCAGAAAGATAAAGGCGAGGGCCTGTTTGAGTTAGAGAACTCTCGCACCCTGGAGGTCAACCTGAACGGCCTGGTGTGGATGAAGATGGGTTCCATGATTGCCTATAAGGGCAACGTGAAGTTCGAGCGCGAGGGTATGATGGAGCACGGCTTCGACAAATTCCTGAAAAAGGCGCTAACCGGCGAAGGCACGACCCTGATGAAGGCTTCCGGTGCCGGCAAGGTGTACGTCGCAGACCAGGGCAAGCGGATCGCTATCCTGCACCTCGAGAACCAGGCAATCTACGTCAACGGCAACGACGTGCTGGCTTTCGAGCCCACCATCAAATGGGACATCACGATGATGCGCAGGATCGCTACGATGGCTGCCGGCGGCCTGTTCAACATGAGGCTGGAAGGCACCGGCATGATCGCCATCACCACTGAAGGCGAGCCCCTTACGCTCCGGGTTACCCCGGACCAGCCGGTCGTCACAGATCCTAACGCAACAGTCGCATGGTCTCAGAACCTCAACCCGGAGCTCACCGCTAATATCAATTTCAGGTCGCTCATAGGCAGGGGCAGTGGCGAGACTTTCCAGCTGGTCTTCCGCGGCGATGGTTTTGTAGTAGTCCAGCCTTACGAGGAAGTCTACTACTCGACCTCGAGCAGCTCTTAG
- a CDS encoding ACT domain-containing protein: protein MKGTIKQISLFAENKPGRLAKIAESLSKAEINIRAFTIAEAGDFGVIRMVVDDPDRAYKNLQGQGFAVSETDVIAVEMKDIPGGLHEIANSLGSGGVNIDYAYAFVTRSGLALLILRVDDIPAAQRVLRLAKVRLVTDEEISKI, encoded by the coding sequence ATGAAGGGGACGATCAAGCAGATATCTCTCTTTGCAGAGAATAAGCCCGGCAGGCTGGCGAAGATCGCAGAGTCGCTGAGCAAGGCTGAGATCAACATCCGGGCGTTCACCATCGCAGAGGCGGGCGACTTCGGAGTCATCCGGATGGTCGTCGACGACCCGGACAGAGCTTATAAAAACCTTCAGGGGCAGGGCTTCGCCGTGTCCGAGACCGACGTTATCGCCGTAGAGATGAAAGACATCCCCGGCGGCCTGCACGAGATCGCCAACTCGCTCGGCAGCGGCGGCGTCAACATCGACTACGCATACGCCTTCGTCACCAGGTCCGGCCTGGCGCTGCTCATCTTAAGAGTCGATGACATACCTGCTGCGCAGAGAGTTCTCCGGCTGGCAAAAGTACGCCTGGTCACCGACGAAGAGATCAGCAAAATCTAA
- a CDS encoding DNA mismatch repair protein has translation MISDSNKVVLVDELESITEPGASAKIIAGILETLHDNDGSIAVFVSHLAEQILENTQCAVRVDGIEAKGLDQNLNLIVDRTPRYNYLAKSTPELIVERLTRTSDGDQKEFYGRLLQKFKGKK, from the coding sequence GTGATCTCCGACAGCAATAAAGTTGTCCTGGTCGACGAGCTCGAATCCATAACTGAGCCCGGCGCATCGGCGAAGATCATCGCCGGCATCCTGGAGACGCTGCACGATAACGACGGCAGCATAGCAGTCTTCGTCAGCCACCTCGCCGAGCAGATCCTTGAGAATACCCAGTGTGCGGTACGCGTGGATGGTATTGAAGCCAAAGGCCTCGACCAGAATTTGAACTTAATTGTCGACAGGACGCCGAGGTACAACTATCTCGCCAAAAGCACGCCAGAGCTCATTGTCGAGCGGCTGACAAGGACATCGGACGGCGACCAAAAAGAGTTCTACGGCCGGCTGCTGCAAAAGTTCAAGGGCAAGAAATAG
- a CDS encoding helix-hairpin-helix domain-containing protein: MHVSELTGYPGIGEKIAAKLVEHFGSEEQALEILNRRDVASLAEVPGISEKYAVSIIHQIIAHQDGVSIDDFLQTPEAMNVYERVIGLIRSYSHTQYSRSRISTYIPFPSAKADKIKATQALLKDYVALAGKLSREAALDSSLKKIRYLKRPANVQKSRDRAVFVDNKKDYEKILSLQIDRYMEVNMVSSPGELVDLARGYAQVLVVGSKLTGADYPEDLSLEFADNPGDLWWLVPEITISYFAVNKEPIEAAIESIRLIRSKSDFPICQYADDAKLSELSTELANISPDGELALGVDQELDRLKDILKRFNEVLQATLKKANADLSERMEKNTVTLKGSQLLNMFGSNTESLKSMLEKEVAKNYAEVVAEAKESMKNELQLKPFEMQHVDLIFKDEIVYPIEINYRGTESFRNAINRQLIKRSLDMKRASAKRLAKYESVCKDMIRDVLEFDTYYAIGLFSADYALRMPKMTKKAGVTITGGRNIFIGAQKAEPVSYAVGTKTPETKGERIVLLSGVNSGGKTTMLDMLAQIIVLSHMGFPVPADSAEIGLTDQLLTSANPKEP; encoded by the coding sequence ATGCACGTGAGCGAACTGACAGGGTACCCGGGGATTGGGGAAAAGATAGCTGCAAAGCTTGTCGAGCATTTCGGCTCTGAAGAGCAGGCGCTGGAGATCCTGAACAGGCGGGACGTAGCCAGCCTGGCAGAAGTTCCTGGCATCAGCGAAAAGTATGCGGTCTCGATCATCCACCAGATTATCGCCCACCAGGACGGCGTATCGATCGATGATTTCCTGCAGACCCCGGAAGCGATGAACGTCTACGAGCGGGTCATCGGCCTAATCAGGTCTTACTCCCATACTCAGTATTCACGCTCGAGAATCAGCACCTACATCCCCTTTCCGTCGGCTAAAGCCGATAAGATCAAGGCTACTCAGGCTTTACTGAAAGACTACGTCGCACTGGCGGGCAAACTCTCCAGAGAAGCAGCCCTGGACAGCTCGCTGAAGAAGATCAGGTACCTGAAGAGGCCGGCCAACGTCCAGAAGTCTAGAGACAGGGCCGTCTTTGTCGATAATAAGAAGGACTACGAGAAAATTCTGAGCCTGCAGATTGACCGGTACATGGAAGTAAACATGGTGTCCAGCCCTGGAGAGCTTGTTGATCTTGCCCGGGGCTACGCCCAGGTGCTGGTCGTGGGGAGCAAGCTGACCGGCGCAGACTACCCGGAAGATCTCAGCTTAGAGTTCGCGGACAACCCCGGGGACCTGTGGTGGCTGGTGCCGGAGATCACTATCAGCTACTTCGCGGTCAACAAGGAACCCATTGAAGCGGCAATAGAATCGATCAGGCTGATCAGGAGCAAATCGGACTTCCCCATATGCCAGTATGCTGACGATGCGAAGCTCTCGGAACTCTCGACAGAGCTCGCCAACATCAGTCCCGACGGCGAGCTCGCGCTGGGCGTCGATCAGGAGCTCGACCGGCTGAAGGACATCCTGAAGCGGTTCAACGAGGTTCTGCAGGCGACGCTGAAAAAGGCAAATGCAGACCTGAGCGAGCGAATGGAGAAGAACACGGTCACCCTCAAGGGCTCCCAGCTCCTGAACATGTTCGGCAGCAATACCGAGAGCCTGAAGAGCATGCTCGAAAAGGAAGTGGCCAAGAATTACGCAGAAGTCGTGGCTGAAGCTAAGGAAAGCATGAAGAACGAGCTTCAGCTCAAGCCCTTCGAGATGCAGCACGTCGACCTCATTTTTAAGGACGAGATCGTCTATCCGATCGAGATCAACTACCGGGGAACCGAAAGCTTCAGGAACGCCATAAACAGGCAACTGATCAAGCGCAGCCTCGACATGAAGAGGGCGAGCGCAAAGCGCCTCGCTAAGTATGAGTCGGTCTGCAAAGACATGATCCGGGACGTCCTTGAGTTCGACACCTATTACGCGATCGGATTATTCTCCGCCGACTATGCGCTCAGGATGCCGAAGATGACGAAGAAGGCGGGTGTCACAATCACTGGCGGCCGGAACATCTTCATCGGGGCGCAGAAGGCTGAACCGGTCTCCTACGCAGTCGGAACGAAGACGCCCGAGACCAAAGGCGAGCGCATTGTGCTGTTAAGCGGCGTAAACTCGGGCGGTAAGACTACCATGCTCGACATGCTCGCCCAGATCATCGTGCTGTCCCACATGGGCTTCCCGGTGCCTGCCGACTCCGCTGAGATAGGGCTGACTGATCAGCTGCTCACTTCAGCAAATCCAAAGGAACCCTGA
- a CDS encoding phenylacetate--CoA ligase family protein, with product MPRKDLEELQSRRLRSVVRRVYDNNAFYRRKFDELGLKPSDIRGIEDIGKLPMTDKADIRDNYPYGLLSAPRNEIVRMHASSGTTGKPTAVFYTKNDVYTWASMFARCLEVTGVTREDIMQVTPGYGLFTGGLGFHYGGEELGCMVIPIGPGDTRKQIEMMKDFGTTVLGSTVTYSLRIAEVCQELGMDPKDLGLRIGVFGAEHWSNAMRKTIEGTFGFDAFDIYGLSEMCGPGVGIDCKQHEGIHIWEDHFILEILDKRGEPCDEGERGEIVLTPLTKEGMPLIRYRTRDLSKLIGECSCGLTHRIIDRVHGRTDDMVIVRGVNVFPGQIESVLMKHPDINNEWYAYARRNDTGSMDSLYIKVETDRPTKEMAAMLSRELTSTLMGLKPELEFVPVGTLPRQEKKTKRLIDERQY from the coding sequence ATGCCCCGCAAGGATCTGGAGGAGCTTCAGTCCAGAAGGCTGCGGTCTGTGGTCAGGCGAGTATACGACAACAATGCTTTTTACCGGCGAAAGTTCGACGAGCTGGGCCTCAAGCCGTCTGACATCCGAGGCATTGAAGACATCGGCAAGCTCCCGATGACGGATAAAGCTGACATCAGGGATAATTATCCTTATGGCCTTCTATCTGCGCCGAGAAATGAAATAGTGCGGATGCACGCCTCGTCTGGCACTACCGGCAAGCCTACGGCAGTCTTTTACACGAAAAATGATGTCTACACGTGGGCCAGCATGTTCGCCAGGTGCCTCGAAGTCACAGGCGTCACCCGTGAAGACATAATGCAGGTGACTCCAGGCTATGGCCTGTTTACGGGCGGCCTGGGCTTCCACTATGGCGGCGAAGAACTGGGCTGTATGGTCATCCCGATCGGGCCTGGCGATACTCGCAAGCAGATCGAGATGATGAAGGACTTCGGTACTACAGTACTCGGCAGCACAGTGACGTATTCCCTGCGCATTGCAGAGGTCTGCCAGGAACTGGGCATGGACCCGAAAGATCTCGGCCTGCGAATCGGCGTCTTCGGTGCAGAGCACTGGTCTAACGCTATGCGGAAGACAATCGAGGGGACCTTCGGCTTCGACGCGTTCGACATCTACGGCCTGTCAGAAATGTGCGGCCCCGGCGTGGGCATCGACTGTAAGCAGCATGAGGGCATCCATATCTGGGAAGACCACTTTATCCTGGAAATCCTGGATAAGAGAGGCGAGCCCTGCGACGAAGGCGAGAGAGGCGAAATCGTGCTGACTCCGCTCACCAAGGAAGGCATGCCGCTTATCAGGTACAGGACGAGGGATCTAAGCAAGCTGATAGGCGAATGCTCCTGCGGCCTGACACACAGAATCATCGACAGGGTGCATGGGCGTACTGACGACATGGTCATCGTCAGAGGCGTCAACGTCTTCCCCGGGCAGATCGAGTCGGTGCTCATGAAGCACCCGGACATCAACAACGAGTGGTATGCTTATGCCAGGCGCAACGATACGGGCTCCATGGATTCGCTGTACATCAAAGTAGAGACAGACAGGCCGACGAAAGAGATGGCCGCCATGCTATCCAGAGAACTCACTTCCACCCTTATGGGTCTCAAGCCGGAGCTGGAATTCGTGCCGGTAGGGACGCTTCCGAGGCAGGAAAAGAAGACAAAGCGGCTCATCGACGAGCGGCAATATTAA